The following coding sequences lie in one Aspergillus puulaauensis MK2 DNA, chromosome 3, nearly complete sequence genomic window:
- the REV3 gene encoding DNA-directed DNA polymerase zeta catalytic subunit REV3 (BUSCO:EOG092602FH;~COG:L;~EggNog:ENOG410PFY9;~InterPro:IPR012337,IPR025687,IPR036397,IPR030559, IPR043502,IPR017964,IPR042087,IPR006133,IPR006172, IPR023211,IPR006134;~PFAM:PF14260,PF00136;~go_component: GO:0016035 - zeta DNA polymerase complex [Evidence IEA];~go_function: GO:0000166 - nucleotide binding [Evidence IEA];~go_function: GO:0003676 - nucleic acid binding [Evidence IEA];~go_function: GO:0003677 - DNA binding [Evidence IEA];~go_function: GO:0003887 - DNA-directed DNA polymerase activity [Evidence IEA];~go_process: GO:0006281 - DNA repair [Evidence IEA];~go_process: GO:0019985 - translesion synthesis [Evidence IEA]), whose product MEPFQVRLNCVDHYQANPSELDPPLPHRIGNREKSYKPKVPVVRIFGTTETGQKICVHVHGAFPYLYVRYDGDLNPETVRSAARSLHISIDHALAVSYRRNAYDKKAAFVAHITLVKGVPFYGYHVGYRFFFKIYLLNPIYTTRLADLLLQGAVMKRPIQPYESHIQYIPQWMCDYSLFGCAFMKCGKVTFRSPIPEYLDLPDLFHRWHDRSIPSDWISDESVLPKQSHCPLEADVCAQDILNRLEINERPIHHDFGEFLKPAVLSEKLVPSLAGLWQDEKRRRKKRLGLVDPDSSPFSNEDLVSFTSDPRKSSQGDWIHGDEFQLLVQQIAAEERHQDSDQDATLDGLLRDNMYEKDVKTALESVEDFFPGPDGFTNLQLRYNSESDPAEERAQDYVDEDAVRLVESNAEPNSSDEDGMTDIFSEDEDEVDLVKFVTNMQQDENSDENSQTHEHGPFGSRYDELDSERNGTSRSEELGSVPGLETHGIQLDVPTQNKIQSGYMPATRLEQNKILDKTTQSCIHSSHPQPWEANSEHDITMKDYNNTPSRRAEQSSPQEQPFSSQSTIRPKGMSQTGTLNFPVVKDPKDPMTILRFSQEGSTSKVLSDMVAKQNGDPGQVEGMMQPYSSTETEFDGSSDIIASEFADIMLEAFNIPSHIRLGCLRQPCPSPREVSSTINAYGYPSVIYQDAHYSRDDDVPDRPRDYAGREFRLGGTSIHYLPDFDPSGRFTVMLGEQDIGSKDRRDWNEADHQLRVASTARVWEFAAVPPSRSEVITWFENQQRKTLTTPTKTKERHEDKESRVQAFSQIEGPTQKNDHGSKYSQNGESTSVEHQAQYMSTMSLEVHVNTRGVLSPNPEEDEIASFFWCISAEDEFLEDNDVPSGTQIGIVFQGEGKRPELKVSKALRMDWEHEPTELDLINRLVDIVRLHDPDIITGYEVHNSSWGYVIERAKKKYDFDLCDELSRVKSQAHGRFGKEADKWGFNQTSSIRITGRHMINIWRAMRSEMNLLQYTMENVVFHLLHRRIPHYSFRDLTAWYQSDRPRDFMKVVNYFVSRVQMNIEILDANELIPRISEQARLLGIDFYSVFSRGSQFKVESLMFRIAKPENFILVSPSRKQVGQQNALECLPLVMEPQSDFYTSPLLVLDFQSLYPSIMIAYNYCYSTFLGRVQSWRGRDKMGFMDYKRQPRLLELLKDQINIAPNGMIYAKPGVRKSLLAKMLAEILETRVMVKAGMKVDKDDRALQRLLNNRQLALKLIANVTYGYTSASFSGRMPCSEIADSIVQSGRETLEKAIAFIHSVERWGAEVVYGDTDSLFVYLKGRTRDQAFDIGEEIARAVTDMNPHPVKLKFEKVYHPCVLLAKKRYVGFKYEHRDQKEPEFDAKGIETVRRDGTPAEQKIEEKALKLLFRTADLSQVKSYFQNQCTKIMQGRVSVQDFCFARAVKLGTYSENGNLPAGALISTKKMLEDPRAEPQYGERVPYVVVTGAPGSRLIDRCVSPETLLQDAQIDLDAEYYITKNLIPPLERIFNLVGANVRQWYDEMPKVHRIRRVEGANPIVGGKSSIRTLESYMKASTCIVCKAKLYDAEISVCSDCTQSPHISLLELVSRRRQAEEKVTNLERVCRSCMDVPFGDEVKCDSLDCPVFYARTRSMAYWRHANASLDPVTKLLQDNCGNGLEW is encoded by the exons ATGGAGCCTTTCCAAGTGCGCCTAAACTGTGTGGACCATTATCAGGCAAACCCGTCAGAACTCGACCCTCCTCTACCTCACAGGATTGGAAATAGGGAGAAGAGTTACAAGCCTAAGGTCCCTGTGGTTAGAATATTCGGTACTACGGAAACAGGCCAGAAAATTTGCGTCCATGTTCATGGCGCGTTTCCCTATCTCTATGTTCGGTACGACGGGGACTTGAACCCCGAGACAG TACGGTCCGCGGCAAGGAGTCTGCATATTTCAATAGATCATGCCCTGGCAGTCAGTTACCGACGTAATGCGTACGACAAAAAGGCTGCTTTTGTTGCGCATATTACCTTGGTGAAGGGTGTCCCATTCTATGGGTACCATGTAGGATACCGGTtcttttttaagatatacCTACTAAACCCTATCTACACCACGCGGCTAGCGGATTTGCTTCTCCAAGGAGCTGTGATGAAGCGCCCGATTCAACCATACGAAAGCCACATTCAGTATATCCCGCAATGGATGTGCGATTATAGTCTGTTCGGCTGCGCGTTTATGAAGTGCGGCAAGGTCACATTTCGCTCTCCGATACCAGAATATCTAGATCTTCCCGATTTGTTCCATCGCTGGCATGACCGATCAATACCATCTGATTGGATTTCAGACGAGAGTGTTCTGCCCAAACAAAGCCACTGCCCGCTAGAAGCCGATGTTTGCGCCCAAGATATCCTGAATAGATTGGAGATAAATGAGCGGCCCATTCATCATGACTTCGGCGAGTTTTTGAAGCCTGCGGTGTTAAGCGAAAAGCTTGTTCCAAGTTTGGCGGGACTATGGCAAGATGAAAAGCGCCGGCGCAAAAAACGACTCGGACTCGTCGATCCGGATAGCAGCCCGTTTAGCAACGAAGACCTAGTCTCATTCACGTCTGATCCAAGAAAGAGCTCCCAGGGAGATTGGATCCATGGGGATGAATTCCAGTTATTGGTGCAACAAATTGCTGCCGAGGAGCGACACCAAGATAGTGACCAGGATGCAACGTTGGATGGGCTCTTGCGAGACAACATGTACGAGAAGGATGTCAAAACTGCTTTGGAGAGCGTTGAAGACTTCTTTCCCGGCCCAGATGGGTTTACGAATTTGCAACTGCGCTACAACAGCGAAAGTGATCCTGCAGAAGAGCGGGCCCAAGACTACGTTGACGAAGATGCTGTTCGGCTCGTTGAATCAAATGCGGAACCTAACTCgtctgatgaggatggcatgACTGACATATTttccgaggatgaggatgaagtggACCTTGTCAAGTTTGTGACTAACATGCAGCAAGATGAGAATTCCGATGAGAATTCTCAAACTCACGAACACGGGCCTTTCGGATCTCGATATGATGAATTGGATTCAGAACGAAATGGCACTTCTCGCTCTGAAGAGTTGGGGAGCGTTCCAGGTTTAGAAACCCACGGAATCCAGCTCGATGTCCCGACTCAAAACAAGATACAAAGTGGTTATATGCCGGCGACGAGACTGGAACAGAATAAAATACTGGACAAAACTACCCAGAGCTGCATACATTCTAGCCATCCCCAACCTTGGGAGGCAAATTCAGAGCATGACATTACCATGAaggattataataatacGCCTAGTCGCCGTGCAGAACAGTCATCTCCGCAGGAAcagcccttctcctcccagTCGACAATTCGTCCCAAAGGCATGAGCCAAACTGGTACATTAAATTTCCCTGTTGTCAAAGATCCCAAGGATCCGATGACAATCCTGCGCTTCAGTCAAGAGGGGTCAACCTCGAAAGTCCTGTCGGACATGGTAGCAAAGCAAAACGGCGACCCTGGGCAAGTCGAGGGCATGATGCAACCTTATTCTTCTACTGAGACTGAATTTGATGGTTCATCGGATATAATTGCCTCTGAATTCGCAGATATTATGCTTGAAGCTTTCAATATACCATCACATATTCGCTTGGGTTGTTTGCGGCAACCCTGCCCTAGTCCTAGGGAAGTTTCTTCAACAATAAATGCGTACGGATACCCGAGTGTCATCTACCAAGATGCGCACTACAGTCGGGACGACGACGTTCCTGATCGCCCACGGGACTATGCAGGAAGGGAGTTTCGACTTGGGGGTACCAGTATACATTATCTTCCTGATTTTGATCCTTCTGGTCGTTTCACCGTAATGTTGGGTGAACAGGATATAGGGTCAAAGGATAGACGTGACTGGAATGAAGCAGATCATCAATTACGAGTCGCATCTACCGCTAGGGTTTGGGAATTTGCAGCGGTGCCCCCTAGCCGTTCCGAGGTCATCACTTGGTTTGAAAATCAACAACGCAAGACTTTGACAACGCCCACGAAAACAAAGGAGCGACATGAGGACAAAGAATCCAGGGTGCAGGCGTTTTCCCAAATCGAAGGCCCAACACAAAAGAATGACCATGGATCCAAATACTCGCAAAATGGAGAATCGACCAGTGTTGAGCATCAGGCTCAGTATATGAGCACTATGAGTTTAGAGGTCCATGTGAATACTCGCGGGGTGCTCTCACCGAacccagaggaagatgagataGCTTCGTTTTTCTGGTGTATAAGCGCGGAAGATGAATTTCTCGAGGATAATGATGTTCCATCAGGAACCCAAATTGGGATCGTTttccaaggagaaggaaaacgTCCTGAGTTGAAGGTTTCCAAGGCCTTAAGAATGGATTGGGAACATGAACCGACGGAACTGGACTTAATAAATCGCCTAGTCGACATTGTTCGATTGCATGACCCTGATATTATCACCGGATACGAGGTGCATAACAGCTCATGGGGGTACGTAATTGAGAGagcaaagaagaaatatgatTTTGATCTTTGTGACGAACTATCGCGTGTGAAATCGCAAGCACATGGACGATTTGGCAAAGAGGCAGATAAATGGGGCTTCAATCAAACCTCGTCTATCCGTATCACTGGAAGACACATGATCAATATATGGCGCGCCATGAGGAGTGAGATGAATCTGCTACAGTACACCATGGAAAATGTCGTTTTCCATCTCCTGCACCGGCGGATTCCGCATTATTCATTTCGCGACCTTACCGCATGGTATCAGAGCGATAGGCCACGGGATTTTATGAAAGTCGTCAACTATTTTGTCTCGCGCGTTCAAATGAATATTGAAATTCTTGACGCCAATGAGTTGATACCTCGGATCAGCGAGCAAGCAAGACTTCTTGGTATAGACTTTTATTCAGTGTTTTCTCGAGGGTCCCAGTTCAAAGTGGAGTCCCTAATGTTTCGAATCGCAAAGCCAGAAAATTTCATACTTGTTTCCCCAAGCAGAAAGCAAGTTGGTCAACAAAATGCCCTTGAATGCTTGCCGCTCGTTATGGAACCTCAGAGCGATTTCTACACCAGCcctcttcttgttctggacTTCCAGTCGTTGTATCCTAGTATCATGATCGCCTACAACTATTGTTATTCCACTTTCCTTGGGAGGGTCCAGTCATGGAGGGGGCGAGATAAGATGGGTTTCATGGACTATAAACGGCAACCGAggctgctggagctgctcAAAGACCAGATTAACATCGCGCCGAATGGCATGATTTATGCAAAACCTGGAGTGCGAAAGTCGTTACTTGCTAAAATGCTGGCAGAAATACTGGAAACGCGGGTGATGGTTAAGGCTGGAATGAAGGTGGATAAAGATGACCGAGCACTACAGCGCCTTCTTAACAATCGACAGCTTGCCCTGAAGCTCATAGCCAATGTTACGTATGGGTATACATCTGCCTCGTTCTCAGGGAGGATGCCCTGCTCTGAAATTGCCGACAGCATCGTTCAATCGGGCCGAGAGACACTTGAAAAAGCCATTGCTTTTATTCATTCCGTGGAACGATGGGGCGCTGAAGTGGTATACGGAGATACAGATAGCCTTTTCGTTTACCTCAAAGGACGGACTCGGGATCAGGCTTTTGACATTGGCGAAGAAATTGCTCGAGCCGTCACAGATATGAACCCGCACCCAGTAAAGCTCAAATTCGAAAAAGTCTATCACCCTTGTGTGCTACTTGCGAAAAAGCGATACGTCGGCTTTAAGTACGAACATCGAGACCAGAAGGAACCCGAGTTTGACGCCAAAGGAATTGAAACTGTTCGTCGCGACGGCACCCCGGCCGAGCAAAAGATCGAAGAGAAGGCACTCAAGCTTCTATTCAGAACAGCAGATCTTAGCCAGGTGAAGAGTTACTTCCAGAATCAGTGTACGAAAATCATGCAAGGACGTGTGTCAGTCCAAGACTTCTGCTTTGCAAGAGCCGTGAAACTGGGAACCTACAGCGAAAACGGAAACCTTCCCGCGGGAGCTCTGATTAGCACAAAGAAAATGCTCGAGGATCCCCGTGCAGAACCTCAGTACGGCGAGCGCGTCCCCTATGTTGTGGTGACAGGGGCTCCAGGGTCAAGACTCATCGATCGCTGTGTATCACCAGAGACTCTCCTGCAGGATGCACAAATCGACCTCGACGCAGAATACTACATCACCAAGAACCTGATTCCTCCTTTAGAAcgcatcttcaacctcgtTGGAGCTAATGTTCGCCAATGGTATGACGAGATGCCGAAAGTCCATCGCATCCGTCGTGTGGAAGGAGCAAACCCCATCGTTGGTGGAAAGAGCAGCATAAGGACACTCGAATCGTACATGAAGGCCTCAACTTGCATTGTCTGCAAGGCCAAACTTTACGATGCCGAAATTTCTGTCTGCTCAGATTGCACGCAAAGCCCTCATATCTCTCTACTGGAACTTGTCTCCCGACGCCGGCAGGCTGAGGAAAAAGTTACAAATCTCGAGCGTGTCTGTCGCTCTTGTATGGATGTTCCATTTGGGGATGAAGTGAAATGCGACAGTCTGGACTGTCCTGTTTTCTACGCAAGAACGAGAAGTATGGCCTATTGGAGACATGCAAATGCTTCGCTTGACCCTGTAACCAAACTTCTACAGGATAATTGCGGGAATGGCTTGGAATGGTAG
- the slu7 gene encoding mRNA splicing protein SLU7 (BUSCO:EOG09262NNS;~COG:A;~EggNog:ENOG410PI74;~InterPro:IPR021715,IPR039974;~PFAM:PF11708;~go_function: GO:0000386 - second spliceosomal transesterification activity [Evidence IEA];~go_function: GO:0030628 - pre-mRNA 3'-splice site binding [Evidence IEA];~go_process: GO:0000398 - mRNA splicing, via spliceosome [Evidence IEA]), translating to MSSRKPADVASKERNEYIPAFISKKPFYIDDDDSANDYLEHQRLHKSTTDQSKWYERGKRAGPAATKYRKGACENCGAMTHKTKECLSRPRKQGAKWTGKDIQADEVIQNVDLGWDAKRDRWNGYDAGEYQQVVEEYEELEKIKRQAKISNGETENTNDGLDEEAPEQEARYAEESDMGRQQSTATRNLRIREDTAKYLLNLDLDSAKYDPKTRRMVDMGAAEDQAAALVAEENFVRSSGDAAEFERAQRYAWEAQERGTQKIHLQANPTSGEISRKKEVAETEAQRDAQRKALLDKYGGEQHLQKTPLRDTMVIENERFIEYDETGAIKGAPKKAAKSKYPEDILTNNHKSVWGSWWHDFQWGYACCFSTVKNSYCTGDDGKRAFEEAGNMLLLPETEIEKPLLDASETAGSHKDENPKSRNQQDSTAKKRTLMETQTGITEEEFETYKRSRLAADDPMASFIGKDDAE from the coding sequence ATGTCGTCGCGAAAACCTGCAGACGTCGCATCGAAAGAGCGGAACGAGTATATCCCCGCTTTCATCTCGAAGAAACCGTTCTatatcgacgacgacgactccGCAAATGACTATCTAGAGCATCAACGTCTACATAAATCAACGACAGACCAATCGAAATGGTACGAGCGTGGAAAGCGTGCAGGTCCAGCCGCCACCAAATATCGCAAAGGCGCTTGCGAGAATTGCGGTGCTATGACCCACAAAACTAAAGAGTGTCTAAGCCGACCGAGAAAACAAGGTGCGAAATGGACGGGGAAAGATATTCAAGCGGATGAAGTTATACAGAACGTCGACTTAGGCTGGGATGCTAAAAGAGACCGGTGGAATGGCTACGATGCGGGCGAATATCAACAGGTGGTAGAGGAATacgaggaattggagaagATAAAACGGCAGGCGAAGATTTCAAATGGGGAAACAGAAAACACAAATGATGGTCTAGACGAGGAAGCTCCGGAGCAGGAAGCTCGGTATGCAGAGGAATCCGATATGGGGAGACAACAAAGCACGGCCACTCGCAATCTGCGTATTCGAGAAGATACCGCGAAGTACCTTTTGAACCTTGATTTGGACTCAGCCAAGTACGATCCGAAAACGCGACGCATGGTAGACATGGGCGCTGCAGAGGAtcaagctgctgctcttgtcGCGGAAGAGAATTTCGTTCGCTCGTCCGGAGATGCGGCGGAATTCGAGAGAGCTCAACGATACGCGTGGGAGGCGCAAGAACGCGGTACACAAAAGATCCATTTACAAGCGAATCCAACCTCTGGCGAAATTTCgcgaaagaaagaagtaGCCGAGACCGAAGCTCAACGCGATGCGCAACGGAAGGCGCTTCTCGATAAATATGGTGGTGAACAGCACCTCCAGAAAACTCCTCTCCGTGATACAATGGTGATTGAGAATGAGCGATTCATTGAGTATGATGAAACAGGGGCAATCAAAGGCGCACCGAAGAAAGCAGCCAAATCTAAATACCCTGAAGATATCCTCACAAACAATCACAAATCTGTATGGGGTAGCTGGTGGCACGATTTCCAATGGGGTTATGCTTGCTGTTTCTCAACAGTCAAAAACAGTTATTgcactggcgatgatgggaAGCGAGCATTTGAAGAAGCAGGGAACATGCTCCTACTACCTGAAACCGAGATTGAGAAGCCGCTGCTAGATGCCAGTGAGACTGCAGGTTCGCATAAAGATGAAAATCCAAAGAGCCGGAATCAACAAGATTCAACTGCAAAGAAACGAACGCTTATGGAGACGCAAACAGGTATTAcggaggaggaatttgagaCATATAAGCGCAGCAGACTGGCAGCTGATGATCCTATGGCTTCTTTCATTGGAAAGGATGATGCTGAATAG
- the RPL37A gene encoding 60S ribosomal protein eL37 (COG:J;~EggNog:ENOG410PQSM;~InterPro:IPR001569,IPR018267,IPR011331,IPR011332;~PFAM:PF01907;~go_component: GO:0005840 - ribosome [Evidence IEA];~go_function: GO:0003735 - structural constituent of ribosome [Evidence IEA];~go_process: GO:0006412 - translation [Evidence IEA]) yields the protein MTKGTSSFGKRHNKTHTLCRRCGRRSYHVQKSTCANCGYPSAKTRKFNWGEKAKRRKTTGSGRTSHLRDVHRRFKNGFQVGTPKGARGPENH from the exons ATGA CGAAGGGTACCTCCAGCTTCGGAAAGCGCCACAACAAGACTCACACCCTCTGCCGGCGTTGTG GCCGCCGGTCTTACCACGTCCAGAAGTCGACCTGCGCCAACTGCGGTTACCCCTCTGCTAAGACTCGCAAGT TCAACTGGggcgagaaggccaagagaagaaagacCACCGGTTCCGGCAGAACCTCTCACCTTCGGGACGTCCACCGCCGCTTCAAGAACGGTTTCCAGGTCGGCACTCCCAAGGGCGCCCGTGGCCCTGAGAACCACTAA
- a CDS encoding uncharacterized protein (COG:S;~EggNog:ENOG410PPCY;~InterPro:IPR018627;~go_component: GO:0033588 - Elongator holoenzyme complex [Evidence IEA];~go_process: GO:0002098 - tRNA wobble uridine modification [Evidence IEA]), giving the protein MPSQPPLPHLLTPYICSPPPSSLTTVSSVLGATGNWLVLRFLCAALNATSNSHSGSGIAGVEGGRKKKVVLVSFLRGWEFWRSEAKRLGLDLARLTEKRQFAFVDGLSKLFSPPTAPASSPAQSHYLGSSPTPRTILPTRSHPGIAPHDPSLSRQPAPPSAGPGVPSHQSTRESSPVKRLRLSGNGTAAIDALEKDIAAVINKLKSPNPGEDGDEADVLLIVDQPDLLLAATGPNKGIGATEMGEWIMGLQQAATATVVTVSSDSPLIHNASAFVHQTATPLETEHAAFTVGLAYRAEMVMQLRNLETGAARDVSGVLRVSKGGAWGHRESAGEESWEEKEVLYFVQRDGGVSVFGRGE; this is encoded by the exons ATGCCCAGCCAGCCGCCCCTCCCCCACCTCCTCACACCATATATAtgctcccctcctccctcgtcgCTCACAACTGTTTCATCCGTACTAGGTGCTACAGGGAACTGGCTTGTATTGCGATTCTTATGCGCGGCACTTAATGCAACTTCCAACTCCcattctggttctgggatTGCTGGAGTCGAAGGAGGGCGGAAGAAAAAAGTTGTACTCGTGAGTTTTCTGCGGGGTTGGGAATTTTGGAGATCAGAAGCAAAACGATTG GGACTAGATCTAGCACGTCTTACAGAAAAACGGCAGTTTGCGTTTGTCGATGGGCTTTCTAAACTGTTCTCCCCTCCAACTGCTCCAGCATCGTCACCCGCACAATCACATTATCTCGGATCCAGTCCAACACCTCGGACAATCCTTCCTACTAGATCACATCCTGGTATTGCCCCTCATGATCCGTCACTGTCGCGCCAACCAGCCCCTCCATCAGCAGGCCCTGGTGTCCCGTCACATCAATCTACAAGAGAATCCAGCCCGGTGAAGCGACTGCGCCTATCGGGAAACGGAACCGCAGCTATAGATGCTTTGGAAAAGGACATCGCAGCAGTGATAAACAAGCTCAAGTCTCCAAATCCGGgtgaagatggcgatgaagccgatGTTCTTCTGATCGTCGATCAGCCGGATCTGTTACTTGCCGCCACGGGACCAAATAAGGGAATTGGTGCTACAGAAATGGGGGAGTGGATAATGGGACTACAGCAG GCTGCGACAGCGACTGTGGTAACAGTATCCTCGGATTCGCCATTAATTCATAATGCATCTGCATTTGTACACCAGACAGCGACTCCTTTAGAGACGGAACATGCAGCGTTTACGGTTGGGTTGGCTTATCGGGCAGAAATGGTTATGCAGCTTCGGAATTTGGAAACCGGTGCTGCTAGGGATGTTAGTGGCGTCCTCAGAGTTAGCAAGGGAGGGGCCTGGGGTCATAGAGAAAGCGCTGGCGAGGAAAGTTGGGAGGAAAAAGAGGTATTGTACTTCGTCCAGAGGGATGGAGGTGTAAGTGTGTTCGGGCGTGGGGAATAA